In Aliiglaciecola sp. LCG003, a genomic segment contains:
- a CDS encoding methyl-accepting chemotaxis protein produces the protein MYSVFKKVDFATNLKTGPYANSEIGLAYQMAAKSSSEDEVFFTHFRNYRPSYDALSGFASSPIYVDGNKAAVLIYKMPMKHLNSLLTHSGKWKDYGFGDTGESYLVSSAGVLITESRYFLEDMDSYIKEISEVHPNQAKEMRARNTSIGVQPVDTASAKAALSGQSGFMKVEDYNGIEVFSAYSPLKVGNIQMAILAEIKVDEAVQASKSLRNELIWTMILEMIILVFIAGVISWFISNRMVKPLNELGDAFEEVTSGNGDLTSRLKSSNIPEINRVTQSFNTFIGQIREIIAQIKLDADTLASASQQLSAVTSQSYNITSIQGEQTEIVSSSMVELAASIEEVSRSTVDTSTKSLQAQESLKENMERADMAAQNIKLLVQLINDSSEVISSLKNEVQQITAALTVITSIADQTNLLALNAAIEAARAGEAGRGFSVVADEVRALATRSQQSTVEISKLVEVMNISSQKSVERMERAGAAASGGIHLVDLVTVAMDELSVSLKALLALTDTVVATTVEQNATSASVAESVQKINDMASEVMDGSNQTRQAAEELAKIAEKTRELVSRFKV, from the coding sequence GTGTACAGTGTTTTTAAAAAGGTCGATTTTGCCACCAACTTAAAAACCGGTCCCTACGCAAACTCTGAGATTGGTCTTGCCTATCAAATGGCGGCTAAATCAAGCTCAGAAGATGAGGTGTTTTTCACTCACTTTAGAAACTATCGTCCCTCATATGATGCCTTGTCTGGCTTCGCTTCTTCACCTATTTATGTTGACGGCAACAAAGCTGCTGTATTGATCTATAAAATGCCGATGAAACATTTGAACAGTCTATTAACTCATTCTGGAAAGTGGAAGGACTATGGCTTTGGTGATACCGGAGAATCTTATCTAGTCAGCTCCGCTGGCGTACTGATAACAGAAAGTCGCTATTTTTTAGAAGACATGGACTCATATATTAAAGAGATCAGTGAAGTACACCCCAATCAAGCCAAAGAAATGCGTGCTCGAAACACGTCTATCGGTGTTCAACCTGTTGATACCGCAAGTGCAAAGGCCGCATTGAGCGGGCAGTCAGGGTTTATGAAAGTAGAAGACTACAATGGTATAGAGGTTTTTTCTGCATATTCCCCCCTTAAAGTTGGCAATATTCAAATGGCGATTTTAGCGGAAATTAAAGTAGATGAGGCCGTCCAAGCATCTAAAAGTCTCCGCAATGAATTAATTTGGACCATGATCTTAGAGATGATTATTTTGGTCTTTATCGCCGGCGTTATTTCATGGTTTATTTCTAATCGGATGGTGAAGCCTTTAAATGAATTGGGGGATGCGTTTGAGGAAGTAACCTCTGGGAACGGTGATCTTACTAGCCGCTTAAAGTCCTCTAATATTCCAGAAATAAATCGAGTGACTCAAAGTTTTAATACCTTTATTGGGCAGATTCGTGAAATTATTGCGCAGATAAAGTTGGATGCTGATACCTTGGCGTCAGCCTCTCAACAACTTAGTGCTGTAACTAGCCAAAGCTATAATATTACTTCGATTCAAGGAGAGCAAACCGAAATAGTCTCATCTTCTATGGTTGAGCTGGCGGCCTCAATCGAAGAGGTTTCGCGCTCTACCGTAGATACCAGTACCAAAAGTTTACAAGCACAAGAGAGTTTAAAAGAGAATATGGAGCGTGCTGATATGGCAGCTCAGAACATTAAACTTCTGGTGCAATTGATTAATGATTCAAGCGAAGTGATATCGAGTTTAAAAAATGAAGTACAACAAATAACAGCAGCCTTAACTGTAATCACCAGTATTGCAGATCAGACTAACTTGCTGGCCTTAAATGCGGCAATTGAGGCTGCTCGGGCTGGAGAGGCAGGTCGGGGGTTTTCTGTAGTTGCAGATGAAGTGCGCGCCCTTGCTACACGCTCACAACAAAGCACAGTTGAAATATCAAAACTCGTAGAAGTGATGAATATTTCTTCTCAAAAATCAGTTGAACGTATGGAAAGGGCAGGCGCTGCGGCCAGCGGCGGTATTCATTTAGTCGATTTAGTTACAGTGGCAATGGATGAATTATCTGTGTCGCTTAAAGCGCTATTAGCTTTGACGGATACGGTGGTTGCAACCACAGTTGAACAAAATGCAACGTCAGCTTCGGTTGCGGAAAGTGTACAAAAAATTAACGATATGGCTAGTGAAGTCATGGATGGTTCAAATCAAACCCGACAGGCTGCAGAGGAACTAGCTAAAATTGCTGAAAAGACCCGAGAGCTGGTGTCTCGGTTCAAAGTATAA
- the tyrA gene encoding bifunctional chorismate mutase/prephenate dehydrogenase, producing the protein MSDNPESLDNLRLKIDQLDSQLVDLLAQRARLTTKVGEYKSRRGLPVYVPSREAELISKRRAEGESKGVSASLIEDLLRRIMRESYQTQSNQYLCVAAKVNKIVIVGGRGALGRIFVDMFKRSGYQVEILEYKDWPKAEQILTGADLVLIAVPIALTETVIAQVAQFIPKKSILADITSTKQKPLQTMLDNHSGPVVGLHPMFGPDVQSLVKQVVVVCEGRQPEAYQWLVEQIQMWGAIVHLSTAQEHDDAMAFIQVMRHFSSFVYGAHLAGENPDLQQLVAFSSPIYRLELAMVGRLFAQDPELYADIIFNNVESIGLLKRFRDRFDAALSLLEGNNKGEFVKQFFAIGNWFGPYAKECLVSSKKLLLKADDDRVL; encoded by the coding sequence ATGTCAGACAATCCAGAATCACTCGATAATTTACGTCTGAAAATCGACCAGTTGGATAGCCAACTGGTCGATTTGCTTGCGCAGCGCGCACGCTTAACCACTAAGGTTGGAGAATACAAAAGTCGCAGAGGCTTGCCGGTATATGTTCCTAGCAGAGAGGCCGAGCTGATTAGCAAACGTCGCGCTGAGGGTGAATCTAAAGGGGTTTCAGCAAGCTTAATCGAAGATTTATTACGCCGTATTATGCGCGAGTCTTATCAAACCCAAAGCAATCAATATTTATGCGTAGCAGCAAAGGTAAATAAAATAGTGATAGTGGGTGGGCGAGGGGCTTTAGGGCGTATTTTTGTCGATATGTTTAAAAGAAGCGGTTATCAGGTTGAGATTCTTGAGTATAAAGATTGGCCTAAGGCCGAGCAGATATTGACAGGCGCAGATTTGGTCTTAATTGCTGTGCCTATTGCGTTGACGGAAACGGTTATTGCCCAAGTGGCTCAGTTCATACCGAAAAAAAGTATCTTGGCTGATATTACCAGCACAAAGCAAAAACCCCTGCAAACTATGTTAGACAATCACAGTGGACCTGTGGTGGGCTTACATCCAATGTTTGGTCCAGATGTTCAAAGCTTAGTTAAGCAAGTTGTGGTGGTTTGTGAGGGGCGTCAGCCGGAAGCCTATCAGTGGCTAGTCGAACAAATCCAAATGTGGGGAGCAATTGTGCATTTGAGCACGGCCCAAGAACATGATGATGCTATGGCGTTTATACAAGTTATGCGCCATTTTAGTAGTTTTGTTTACGGTGCTCATTTAGCTGGGGAGAATCCAGATCTTCAACAGTTGGTCGCATTTAGCTCGCCGATCTACCGCCTTGAGTTGGCGATGGTCGGTCGTTTATTTGCTCAAGATCCAGAGCTTTATGCAGATATAATCTTTAACAACGTTGAGAGTATAGGATTATTGAAGCGTTTTCGTGACCGCTTCGATGCCGCACTGTCATTGTTGGAAGGGAATAACAAAGGCGAATTTGTAAAACAGTTTTTTGCCATTGGTAACTGGTTTGGCCCATATGCTAAAGAATGCTTAGTAAGCAGTAAAAAATTATTGCTCAAAGCTGATGACGATAGGGTTCTATAA
- the pheA gene encoding prephenate dehydratase codes for MSTQELEQLREKITTLDSNLLKLLAQRQQYTNSVAETKIRNQIPVRDHQREEQLLIRLIKQGKEFGLDAHYVTQIFHVVIEDSVLNQQALLAERANPGSSLPLNRVAFLGDRGSYSYLATQKYFSRRPGELMEIGCKSFAEIVKKVETNEADYAVLPIENTSSGSINEVYDQLQHTSLSIIGELTHPIKHAMLVAKDIEMSKIRTLYAHPQVFAQCSHFLAELGNVEVKPCDSTSAAMLKVNELGSDCAAAIGSEAGGALYGLTAIKSNLANQKENHSRFIVVARKAVKVPLQVPAKTTLVMSTVQKSGALVEALTVLRDNNINMTKLESRPITGNPWEEMFYIDVEGNVQDGPMQTALDKLKGTTRYFKVLGCYPSEEISPTKVAAVHALAD; via the coding sequence ATGTCTACACAGGAACTAGAACAGCTAAGAGAGAAGATTACGACTCTCGATAGCAACCTTTTAAAATTACTCGCCCAACGCCAGCAATATACCAATAGTGTTGCAGAAACTAAGATCCGTAACCAAATTCCGGTTCGAGATCATCAACGTGAAGAGCAGCTATTGATCCGCTTAATTAAACAAGGCAAAGAGTTTGGTTTAGATGCGCATTACGTCACCCAAATTTTTCATGTTGTGATAGAAGATTCGGTGTTGAATCAACAAGCTTTACTGGCGGAAAGAGCCAACCCTGGCAGCAGCCTGCCGCTAAACCGAGTGGCATTTCTAGGTGACCGCGGCTCATACAGTTATTTAGCCACCCAAAAGTATTTTTCCCGTCGCCCTGGTGAGCTAATGGAAATTGGCTGTAAAAGTTTTGCAGAAATCGTCAAAAAGGTAGAAACCAATGAGGCTGACTATGCGGTATTGCCGATTGAAAATACTTCATCCGGCAGTATCAACGAAGTCTACGACCAACTACAGCACACCAGTTTATCTATTATTGGCGAATTAACCCATCCAATAAAACATGCGATGTTAGTAGCAAAAGATATCGAAATGAGCAAGATTCGTACACTTTACGCCCACCCTCAAGTGTTCGCTCAGTGCAGTCACTTTCTTGCTGAATTGGGTAATGTCGAAGTTAAACCCTGTGACAGCACCTCAGCAGCCATGCTTAAAGTAAATGAACTAGGTAGCGATTGCGCCGCAGCCATAGGTAGTGAAGCAGGTGGCGCACTCTATGGGCTAACTGCAATAAAGTCTAATCTAGCTAATCAGAAAGAGAACCACAGTCGATTTATCGTAGTCGCGCGTAAAGCAGTGAAAGTCCCATTACAGGTTCCGGCAAAGACCACCTTAGTCATGTCGACTGTGCAAAAATCAGGGGCGCTAGTAGAAGCCCTGACCGTTTTGCGTGACAACAATATCAATATGACCAAGCTGGAATCTCGCCCGATTACCGGAAATCCATGGGAAGAGATGTTCTATATTGATGTTGAAGGAAATGTACAAGATGGTCCGATGCAAACAGCATTGGATAAACTCAAGGGAACAACACGATATTTTAAAGTGTTGGGCTGTTACCCAAGTGAAGAAATTAGTCCCACCAAGGTTGCAGCAGTCCATGCTTTAGCAGATTAA
- a CDS encoding response regulator, whose translation MENISLSEVNILLIEPSDTQRKIITSLLIKENVGEIDSVSTIAEAKSALKAHGSDVVVSSMYFEDGTGLDLLKHIKGNDETASIPFMLVSSENRVAKLDEFKQAGVAAILPKPFKPVHLSRALKATLELINTSELELDLFDVEEVRVLLVDDSRLARNHIRRVLEGMGLKKIQEAENGAMALTYIKDNTYDLVVTDYNMPEMDGRELSEFIRFNPQTSHIPIIMVTSEAADSAHMANIQQTGVNALCDKPFEADEVRRMLVTLLSD comes from the coding sequence ATGGAAAATATCTCATTATCTGAAGTCAATATCTTATTGATTGAGCCCTCAGATACTCAACGTAAAATCATTACCTCACTACTGATTAAAGAAAATGTCGGTGAGATAGATTCTGTCTCGACGATAGCAGAAGCTAAAAGTGCTTTGAAAGCCCATGGCAGTGACGTGGTAGTGAGTTCTATGTATTTCGAAGACGGTACAGGTTTAGATTTGCTAAAGCATATAAAGGGTAATGATGAAACGGCCTCAATTCCGTTTATGCTAGTAAGCAGTGAAAACCGCGTGGCTAAATTAGATGAATTTAAACAAGCAGGCGTAGCAGCAATATTACCAAAACCTTTTAAACCTGTGCATTTATCACGAGCATTGAAGGCTACGTTAGAGTTGATCAACACTTCTGAACTAGAACTGGATTTATTTGATGTTGAAGAAGTACGAGTTTTATTGGTTGACGACAGTAGATTAGCTAGAAACCACATTCGCCGTGTACTAGAAGGCATGGGGTTGAAAAAAATCCAAGAAGCTGAAAATGGTGCAATGGCCCTAACCTACATTAAAGACAATACCTATGACTTAGTTGTAACAGACTACAATATGCCTGAAATGGATGGACGTGAACTTTCAGAATTTATTCGTTTTAATCCGCAGACATCACATATTCCTATCATAATGGTAACATCAGAAGCTGCTGACAGCGCGCATATGGCTAACATCCAGCAAACTGGAGTAAACGCGCTATGTGACAAGCCTTTTGAGGCAGATGAAGTGCGCAGAATGTTAGTCACCTTACTCAGCGACTAA
- a CDS encoding IS110 family transposase, with protein MKLKTITIDLAKTVFQVCGVNEHIKPQFNKKLKRTELLDFMRQQPPTLVVMEACYSSHYWGREIAKLGHDTKLIPAQHVTPFVRGNKNDHNDAFAIAEASQRSHIRFVPVKSEQQQEINCLHRIRERLIRNKTALSNQIRGLLSEFGVIFPCGHVALCAGLAQVIDSEQRSNQLRTMMRALKAEYEDTRSRIKAIEQQLHHFVNNSESGKILLSIPGIGFINASAFLAAIDKGQAFNNPKEFAVWLGLTPKQHASGNISKMGGITKRGDRYLRKQLVHGARSVVSRAAQRTDPLSLWATKLRVTKPFNKVAVAVAHRLARLIWILLTRQEHYRVTSSQVSA; from the coding sequence ATGAAGCTTAAAACAATTACCATCGATTTGGCAAAGACTGTATTTCAAGTGTGCGGAGTAAATGAACATATTAAACCGCAATTTAATAAGAAATTAAAACGGACTGAGCTACTTGATTTTATGCGCCAACAACCACCTACGTTGGTGGTGATGGAAGCCTGTTATTCATCGCATTACTGGGGGCGTGAAATTGCTAAATTAGGTCATGATACCAAGCTTATACCAGCCCAACATGTCACGCCTTTTGTGCGAGGCAACAAGAATGACCATAACGATGCTTTTGCCATAGCAGAAGCCAGCCAGCGCTCACATATCCGCTTTGTCCCCGTAAAATCTGAGCAACAGCAAGAAATTAATTGCTTGCATCGAATTCGAGAGCGCTTAATTAGAAACAAAACGGCCCTGAGTAACCAGATACGCGGGTTGTTAAGTGAATTTGGGGTAATATTTCCTTGTGGCCACGTGGCCTTGTGTGCAGGATTAGCCCAAGTAATTGATAGCGAACAACGCAGTAACCAGTTGAGAACCATGATGCGCGCGTTAAAGGCAGAATATGAAGACACACGCTCTCGCATCAAGGCCATTGAGCAGCAATTGCATCACTTTGTTAATAACAGTGAAAGTGGCAAAATATTGCTCAGCATCCCAGGGATTGGTTTCATTAATGCCTCAGCGTTTTTAGCCGCCATTGATAAAGGCCAGGCGTTTAATAATCCCAAAGAATTTGCCGTGTGGTTAGGGCTGACGCCTAAACAACACGCCTCAGGCAATATCAGTAAGATGGGCGGCATTACCAAACGCGGAGACCGTTATTTACGTAAACAACTGGTACATGGTGCGCGGTCTGTCGTGAGTCGTGCCGCGCAAAGAACTGATCCGTTATCACTGTGGGCCACTAAACTTCGCGTTACCAAGCCGTTTAATAAAGTGGCAGTCGCCGTCGCCCATCGTTTAGCACGTTTAATCTGGATATTGCTCACACGTCAGGAGCACTATCGCGTTACGTCCTCACAAGTGAGCGCATAA